One segment of Niveibacterium microcysteis DNA contains the following:
- a CDS encoding ABC-type transport auxiliary lipoprotein family protein: MKILTMRKFLGFVFPVLALAACTSLPAETGPSAVHDLGLPVLAGSAPSPLPLRRVEVLGNAALGGLAMQYRYAEDQTTRRLNYADNRWSATPAQLLEGVVSRMLSGPTQPSRCKLTLRLDEFVQVFARDGSSAGYIAGSFLLIGERADEVLAQTPFEARLAAPSADASGGAQALRGASEMVGRQAARWLATQDARRCTAG; the protein is encoded by the coding sequence ATGAAGATACTGACCATGCGCAAGTTCCTCGGCTTCGTATTTCCCGTACTGGCCCTTGCTGCCTGCACATCGCTGCCGGCTGAGACGGGGCCGTCCGCTGTTCACGACCTTGGGTTGCCGGTCCTTGCCGGTAGCGCGCCGAGTCCGCTGCCATTGCGCCGCGTGGAAGTGCTGGGCAACGCTGCGCTGGGCGGCCTTGCGATGCAATACCGCTATGCCGAAGACCAAACCACGCGGCGCCTCAACTATGCTGACAATCGGTGGTCGGCGACACCGGCACAGCTGCTTGAGGGCGTGGTGTCGCGCATGTTGAGCGGGCCGACACAACCGTCACGCTGCAAGCTGACGCTTCGGCTCGACGAGTTCGTGCAGGTGTTCGCGCGTGATGGCAGCAGCGCGGGTTATATCGCCGGCAGCTTCTTGCTGATCGGTGAGCGGGCCGACGAAGTGCTTGCGCAAACGCCGTTTGAGGCACGCCTGGCCGCGCCGAGTGCAGATGCAAGCGGAGGGGCGCAAGCCCTGCGCGGTGCAAGCGAGATGGTCGGCAGACAGGCGGCGCGGTGGCTCGCCACACAGGATGCGAGGCGCTGCACGGCAGGATAG
- a CDS encoding electron transfer flavoprotein subunit alpha/FixB family protein, which yields MTILVIAEHDNASLKASTLNTITAAAAIGGDIHVLVAGHNAGAAAQAASQVAGVSKVLLADAPHYADQLAENLAALVVAQAEGRSHVLAPATTFGKNFMPRVAALLDVAQISDIIAVESADTFVRPIYAGNALATVQSSDATKVITVRTAAFDAAATGASAPIEAIAAGADLGVAKLVGRELTVSARPELGAAKIIVSGGRGLGSGENYHAVLEPLADKLGAAMGASRAAVDAGYVPNDYQVGQTGKVVAPQLYLAIGISGAIQHLAGMKDSKVIVAINKDPDAPIFQVADYGLVGDLFELVPQLTAAIN from the coding sequence ATGACGATCCTGGTAATTGCAGAACACGACAACGCTTCGCTCAAGGCTTCCACGCTCAACACGATCACGGCGGCTGCCGCAATCGGTGGCGATATCCATGTGCTCGTGGCCGGGCACAACGCCGGCGCCGCCGCGCAAGCGGCCTCGCAGGTGGCCGGCGTGAGCAAGGTATTGCTTGCCGATGCGCCACACTATGCGGATCAGCTCGCCGAGAACCTCGCTGCGCTGGTCGTCGCGCAGGCTGAGGGGCGCAGCCATGTACTGGCACCGGCTACGACCTTCGGCAAGAACTTCATGCCACGCGTCGCAGCACTGCTGGATGTCGCCCAGATATCGGACATCATAGCGGTGGAATCGGCCGACACCTTCGTTCGCCCGATTTACGCCGGCAACGCACTGGCGACGGTACAGAGCAGTGATGCGACCAAGGTGATCACGGTGCGGACAGCGGCGTTCGACGCCGCTGCGACTGGCGCTTCGGCGCCGATCGAGGCGATTGCGGCCGGTGCGGATCTCGGCGTCGCGAAGCTGGTGGGGCGCGAGCTTACGGTTAGCGCGCGGCCGGAACTTGGTGCGGCGAAGATCATCGTTTCGGGTGGCCGCGGCCTTGGCAGCGGCGAGAACTACCACGCCGTGCTGGAGCCGCTTGCAGACAAGCTTGGCGCTGCTATGGGCGCCTCTCGCGCCGCGGTGGACGCCGGTTATGTGCCGAATGACTACCAGGTCGGCCAGACCGGCAAGGTTGTCGCGCCGCAGCTCTATCTGGCCATCGGCATCTCGGGCGCGATCCAGCACCTCGCCGGCATGAAGGATTCCAAGGTGATCGTCGCGATCAACAAGGATCCGGACGCCCCGATCTTCCAGGTTGCGGACTACGGCTTGGTGGGTGACCTGTTCGAGCTGGTGCCCCAGCTCACCGCGGCCATCAACTAA
- a CDS encoding TetR/AcrR family transcriptional regulator has product MEKTPPKSRASAATRPPLDRKAWIQAATDALAEEGLAGLRVEVLAKRCGVTKGSFYWHFRDRQELLDEVLNLWKEGRIRDVSKQARGEPGKPLEQLVRVIDVYSSSRNRRGIQIELAVRDWARRDPKAAKAVEEVDQWRLKLGKDLFIASGMEAREAASRSLLLYAYSFGLSLMIYEHFDGDVGALRAQIADFIARGATPA; this is encoded by the coding sequence ATGGAAAAGACACCCCCGAAATCGCGCGCCTCGGCCGCCACCCGCCCTCCACTTGACCGCAAGGCGTGGATCCAAGCCGCAACCGATGCGCTCGCCGAGGAAGGCCTCGCAGGTTTGCGCGTTGAAGTGCTCGCCAAACGCTGTGGCGTCACCAAGGGCAGCTTCTATTGGCACTTCCGCGATCGGCAGGAGTTGCTCGACGAAGTGCTGAACCTCTGGAAGGAGGGCCGCATCCGCGACGTCAGCAAGCAGGCGCGTGGCGAACCAGGCAAACCCTTGGAACAACTCGTGCGCGTGATCGACGTCTATTCCTCGTCGCGCAACCGCCGAGGCATCCAGATCGAACTGGCGGTACGCGACTGGGCGCGTCGCGATCCGAAGGCCGCCAAGGCCGTTGAGGAAGTCGATCAATGGCGCCTCAAGCTAGGCAAGGATCTGTTCATCGCTTCGGGCATGGAGGCTCGGGAAGCCGCGAGCCGCTCACTGCTGCTTTACGCCTACTCGTTCGGCCTCAGCCTGATGATCTACGAGCACTTCGATGGCGACGTCGGCGCACTGCGCGCGCAGATAGCCGACTTCATCGCCCGCGGCGCTACGCCCGCCTGA
- a CDS encoding MlaD family protein, with amino-acid sequence MENRAYALAVGLFTIILGLATATAFWWFAGRTERTYDVYLYTDGSVGSLNEQAAVRFRGIRAGRVTDIDLDPSTPRRILIRLRLDASLQLSHATRARLATQGLTGFIYVQLEDDGSDPRPLEAPPGELPRIALDPSNTNTVEAAINALNRIRDVADRLTLVLDDTNRGNLKQSLANIAATTKHLDEALAKVPQLVEHADNVVARFDSDKLDRTLGNLERTTGELPQTMATLRTTLSGLQSLTSRWEALGSDVQTRLIADGGGQLGQTLDDLRRTSGELSALINTLERNPQSIVFGRPHPTPGPGERGYSPPARP; translated from the coding sequence ATGGAAAACCGCGCCTATGCGCTGGCGGTCGGGCTGTTCACGATCATCCTGGGCCTCGCTACCGCGACTGCCTTCTGGTGGTTTGCCGGCCGCACCGAACGCACTTACGACGTGTATCTCTACACGGATGGCAGCGTCGGCAGCCTCAACGAGCAAGCGGCAGTGCGCTTTCGCGGCATTCGTGCGGGGCGCGTGACGGATATTGATCTTGACCCTTCAACGCCTCGCCGGATCCTGATCCGCCTGCGGCTCGACGCCAGCCTGCAGTTGTCCCATGCAACCCGCGCGCGATTGGCGACGCAGGGGCTCACCGGCTTCATCTACGTCCAGCTTGAAGACGACGGCAGCGACCCGCGCCCCTTGGAGGCGCCGCCGGGTGAATTGCCGCGCATTGCACTCGATCCGTCGAACACCAACACCGTGGAAGCGGCGATCAACGCCTTGAACCGTATCCGCGATGTCGCGGACCGGCTGACCCTGGTGCTGGATGACACCAATCGCGGGAACCTGAAGCAAAGTCTCGCCAACATCGCGGCGACAACCAAGCATCTCGACGAGGCGCTCGCCAAAGTGCCGCAACTCGTTGAGCACGCCGACAACGTCGTCGCGCGCTTCGACTCGGATAAGCTCGACCGCACGCTTGGCAATCTGGAGCGCACAACGGGCGAGCTGCCGCAAACGATGGCGACCTTGCGCACCACCTTGAGTGGCCTGCAGAGCCTGACCTCACGCTGGGAGGCGCTCGGCAGCGACGTGCAGACCCGGTTGATCGCTGACGGCGGCGGCCAGTTGGGCCAGACGCTGGATGACCTGCGTCGCACGAGCGGCGAACTGTCCGCACTGATCAACACGCTGGAGCGCAATCCGCAGTCCATCGTGTTCGGACGCCCGCACCCGACGCCGGGCCCGGGCGAACGCGGCTACAGCCCGCCCGCAAGACCATGA
- a CDS encoding electron transfer flavoprotein subunit beta/FixA family protein, whose product MKILVPVKRVVDYNVKVRVKSDGTGVELANVKMSMNPFDEIAVEEAVRLREGGIATETVAVSCGTAASQETLRTAMAIGVDRAILVESDVELQPLAVAKLLKAVVEREQPQLVILGKQAIDDDANQVGQMLAALLGWPQATFASKVQITDGRAVVMREIDGGLETVEIALPAIVTTDLRLNEPRYATLPNIMKAKKKPLDTLKPADLGVDPAPRLKTLKVAEPPKRASGVKVADVQELVAKLKNEAKVL is encoded by the coding sequence TTGAAGATCCTTGTTCCGGTGAAGCGAGTCGTTGATTACAACGTCAAGGTGCGCGTCAAATCCGACGGCACCGGCGTTGAACTCGCCAACGTCAAGATGTCGATGAACCCGTTCGACGAGATAGCAGTCGAGGAAGCCGTTCGCTTGCGCGAAGGTGGCATCGCAACCGAAACCGTGGCCGTGTCGTGCGGCACCGCCGCGAGCCAGGAAACCCTGCGCACGGCGATGGCGATTGGTGTCGACCGCGCGATTCTCGTCGAAAGTGACGTCGAACTCCAACCCCTCGCGGTTGCCAAACTCCTTAAGGCTGTTGTTGAGCGCGAACAGCCGCAGCTGGTCATCCTCGGCAAGCAGGCGATCGATGACGATGCGAACCAGGTCGGGCAGATGCTCGCCGCGCTGCTTGGCTGGCCGCAAGCCACCTTCGCATCGAAAGTACAGATCACTGATGGCCGCGCAGTGGTGATGCGCGAAATCGACGGCGGTCTGGAGACCGTTGAAATTGCGCTGCCGGCAATCGTGACGACTGATCTGCGCCTGAACGAACCGCGCTACGCGACGCTGCCGAACATCATGAAGGCCAAAAAGAAACCGCTCGATACGCTGAAGCCGGCTGATCTGGGCGTCGACCCGGCGCCGCGCCTCAAGACGTTGAAGGTGGCAGAACCGCCGAAGCGCGCGAGCGGTGTGAAGGTGGCCGATGTGCAGGAACTGGTCGCCAAGCTGAAGAACGAAGCCAAGGTACTGTGA
- a CDS encoding acyl-CoA synthetase, with protein sequence MERPGSPYASGLDQCAANHVALTPLTFLERAASIYPDRVAVVHGKRRYSWAETQARARRLASALRRRGIGKSDTVAVVLNNTPEMYECHFGVPGAGAVLNTINTRLDAEAIAFILNHAEARVLLTDREYSATVREAVRLANRPELLVIDVLDSEYQGIGEAIGSLDYESLLAEGAAGEPLVYPEDEWDAISLNYTSGTTGNPKGVVYHHRGAYLNAMSNIVSWGMPPQSVYLWTLPMFHCNGWCFAWTMAANCGTNVCLRRVDARLIFDAIRQERVTHYCGAPIVHSMLANAPASWRDGIDHPVAGLVAAAPPPAAVIEGMARIGFDVTHVYGLTETYGPASVCAKHTEWADLPLDEQVRLNGRQGVRYHAQEAIEVIDPLTMTPVPRDGETMGEIMFRGNLVMKGYLRNPKATEEAFHGGWYHTGDLAVMQPDGYVKIKDRSKDIIISGGENISSIEVEDVLYKHPAVMAAAVVAVPDDKWGEVPCAFVELREDARVDEATLIDFCRERMARFKAPKRIIFGELPKTSTGKIQKYVLRQRAKSTDAIE encoded by the coding sequence ATGGAACGACCTGGCAGCCCGTACGCGAGCGGGCTCGATCAATGCGCGGCAAATCATGTTGCACTCACGCCGCTGACCTTTCTTGAACGCGCTGCGTCGATCTATCCGGATCGCGTCGCGGTGGTGCACGGCAAACGCCGCTACAGCTGGGCAGAGACCCAAGCACGGGCACGCCGGCTGGCTTCCGCGCTGCGCCGCCGCGGGATCGGCAAGAGCGACACCGTCGCGGTAGTCCTCAACAACACGCCCGAGATGTACGAGTGCCACTTCGGCGTGCCGGGTGCCGGTGCGGTGCTCAACACCATCAACACTCGCCTTGATGCCGAAGCGATCGCGTTCATCCTGAACCATGCCGAGGCGCGCGTGCTGCTCACCGACCGCGAATACTCGGCGACCGTGCGTGAGGCCGTCCGGCTGGCGAATCGCCCTGAGCTGCTCGTCATCGATGTGCTCGACAGCGAGTACCAGGGTATTGGCGAGGCGATCGGCAGCCTGGACTATGAGAGCCTCCTTGCTGAAGGCGCCGCGGGCGAACCCTTGGTCTATCCCGAGGACGAGTGGGATGCAATCTCCTTGAACTACACCTCGGGCACCACTGGCAATCCGAAAGGCGTGGTGTATCACCACCGCGGCGCTTATCTGAATGCCATGTCGAACATTGTCTCCTGGGGTATGCCGCCGCAGTCGGTCTATCTTTGGACGCTGCCGATGTTCCACTGCAATGGCTGGTGCTTCGCGTGGACCATGGCCGCCAATTGCGGAACAAATGTGTGCCTGCGCCGCGTCGACGCCAGGTTGATCTTCGATGCGATTCGCCAGGAGCGCGTGACCCACTACTGCGGCGCACCGATCGTTCATTCGATGCTGGCGAACGCACCCGCAAGCTGGCGTGACGGTATCGATCACCCGGTGGCGGGGCTTGTCGCAGCGGCGCCACCGCCGGCGGCAGTGATTGAAGGCATGGCGCGGATCGGTTTCGATGTCACTCATGTGTATGGTCTGACCGAGACCTATGGCCCGGCATCGGTCTGCGCCAAGCACACCGAATGGGCCGATCTGCCACTGGATGAGCAGGTGCGCCTGAACGGTCGCCAAGGTGTGCGCTATCACGCTCAGGAGGCAATCGAGGTGATCGATCCGTTGACCATGACGCCCGTGCCGCGCGATGGCGAGACGATGGGTGAAATCATGTTTCGCGGCAACCTCGTCATGAAGGGTTACCTGCGCAATCCAAAGGCGACGGAAGAGGCATTCCACGGTGGCTGGTATCACACCGGCGATCTTGCCGTGATGCAGCCCGATGGCTACGTGAAGATCAAGGATCGCTCGAAGGACATCATCATTTCAGGTGGCGAGAACATCTCGTCAATCGAGGTGGAGGATGTGCTCTACAAGCACCCGGCGGTGATGGCCGCTGCTGTGGTGGCCGTGCCCGATGACAAATGGGGCGAGGTGCCGTGCGCCTTTGTGGAGCTGCGCGAGGATGCGCGGGTCGACGAGGCGACGTTGATCGACTTCTGTCGAGAACGCATGGCGCGTTTCAAAGCCCCGAAACGCATCATCTTTGGCGAACTGCCGAAGACCTCGACCGGCAAGATCCAGAAGTACGTGCTGCGGCAACGCGCCAAATCGACGGATGCGATCGAATGA
- a CDS encoding TatD family hydrolase codes for MLIDTHIHLDAVEYASGLQAVMDSARDAGVQSFVLPAVEPANLPVVSRLASEADDIAVAYGFHPLYIDRVGDDSLALLKTQLGNHRPIAVGEIGLDYFVEGLDQERQQAVYAAQLVMAREFDLPVLLHVRRALDDVLKHLRRIRVRGGIAHAFNGSRQQADTFIKLGFKLGFGGAMTYSGSTRIRALAASLPLESIVLETDGPDIPPAWRPQGPSLPAELVRYAAVLAELRNEPVEKIIDQTGRNACEALPGLERYLRRA; via the coding sequence GTGCTGATCGATACGCATATCCATCTCGACGCGGTGGAATACGCGTCTGGGCTGCAGGCGGTGATGGACTCAGCGCGCGATGCGGGCGTGCAGTCATTCGTACTGCCCGCGGTTGAACCGGCCAATTTGCCTGTGGTGTCGCGCTTGGCCAGCGAGGCCGACGATATAGCGGTGGCCTATGGATTCCATCCCCTCTACATTGATCGTGTGGGTGACGACTCGCTTGCATTACTGAAAACCCAGCTTGGCAATCATCGACCGATTGCCGTGGGGGAAATCGGGCTCGACTACTTCGTCGAGGGATTGGACCAAGAACGCCAGCAAGCCGTGTATGCGGCCCAGCTGGTGATGGCGAGAGAGTTCGATCTACCGGTTCTGTTACATGTGCGGCGCGCGCTGGACGATGTGCTCAAGCACTTGCGCCGTATCCGCGTTCGCGGCGGGATTGCGCATGCATTCAACGGCAGCCGGCAGCAGGCGGATACGTTCATCAAGCTCGGGTTCAAGCTCGGCTTCGGCGGCGCGATGACCTACAGCGGATCGACCCGCATACGCGCGCTGGCGGCCTCACTGCCGCTGGAATCGATCGTACTGGAAACCGACGGGCCTGACATTCCGCCGGCCTGGCGCCCCCAAGGGCCTTCGCTGCCTGCAGAGTTGGTGCGCTACGCCGCGGTTCTGGCTGAACTGCGCAATGAGCCGGTCGAAAAGATTATCGATCAGACCGGGCGTAACGCTTGCGAAGCGCTGCCCGGTCTCGAACGCTACCTCAGGCGGGCGTAG
- a CDS encoding ABC transporter ATP-binding protein → MISAPPVELCGIGTRFGRHWVLRGVDLTVQRGELLALVGGSGSGKTTMLRQIVGLLAPTEGEIKLFGESLHDGDRDELAARRRRFGMLFQHGALFSALNVFDNIAFPLREMRCLPESEIRDLVFTKLGMVEIDRDAAWRMPAELSGGMIKRIALARALALDPELLLLDEPTAGLDPDRSAAFVTLIRTLHQALNLTVVFVTHDLDTLAALANRLAVLAEGRILATGSLDEVVQVDHPFIQRFFLSERSMHALRRGKGTD, encoded by the coding sequence ATGATCAGCGCACCGCCTGTTGAACTCTGCGGCATCGGAACGCGGTTCGGCCGTCACTGGGTGCTGCGTGGCGTCGACCTCACCGTACAGCGCGGGGAATTACTGGCCTTGGTTGGCGGCTCCGGCAGCGGCAAGACCACCATGCTGCGCCAGATTGTCGGCCTGCTGGCCCCGACCGAGGGCGAGATCAAGCTGTTCGGCGAATCCTTGCACGACGGGGACCGCGATGAACTTGCCGCGCGGCGGCGCCGGTTCGGCATGCTGTTCCAGCATGGCGCACTGTTCTCAGCGTTGAACGTGTTCGACAACATCGCGTTCCCGCTGCGTGAGATGCGCTGCCTGCCCGAGTCGGAGATCCGTGACCTGGTGTTCACCAAGCTGGGCATGGTCGAGATCGACCGCGATGCGGCCTGGCGGATGCCCGCGGAACTCTCTGGCGGCATGATCAAACGCATCGCCCTGGCGCGTGCCTTGGCGCTTGACCCTGAGTTGCTGTTGCTCGACGAGCCGACCGCCGGCCTCGATCCGGATCGCTCAGCGGCCTTCGTCACACTGATCCGCACGCTGCATCAGGCGCTCAACCTGACTGTTGTTTTCGTTACGCACGATCTGGATACCCTTGCTGCACTCGCCAATCGACTGGCCGTGCTGGCCGAGGGACGTATACTCGCCACCGGGTCGCTGGACGAGGTGGTGCAAGTCGATCATCCGTTCATCCAACGCTTCTTCCTCAGCGAGCGCAGCATGCATGCCTTGCGCCGCGGCAAGGGTACTGACTGA
- a CDS encoding enoyl-CoA hydratase, producing MSTESEAYVLRQDEAGVATLTLNRPGQYNALSSAMIGALADALKAVAEDRAIRVVVLAAAGKAFCAGHDLKEMRANPSKAFQQALFSRCGKLMTSLLALPQPVIARVHGIATAAGCQLVSMCDLAVAADTARFAVSGINVGLFCSTPAVGLSRNVGRKRAFEMLVTGDFIDAAAASQAGLINRAVPADALDQEIARLAQSICAKSPHAIAIGKRLFYRQLEMGIEAAYQVAGETMACNMMAEDAAEGIDAFIAKRPPVWQGR from the coding sequence ATGAGTACTGAATCCGAAGCCTATGTTCTGCGCCAGGACGAAGCTGGCGTCGCAACGCTGACCCTCAATCGGCCTGGCCAATACAACGCGCTGTCATCGGCAATGATCGGAGCGCTGGCCGACGCGCTAAAAGCGGTTGCCGAAGACCGCGCGATCCGCGTTGTCGTGTTGGCGGCGGCCGGCAAGGCGTTTTGCGCTGGGCACGACCTCAAGGAAATGCGCGCCAACCCGAGCAAGGCTTTCCAGCAGGCGCTGTTCTCCCGCTGCGGCAAGTTGATGACGAGCTTGCTGGCTTTGCCTCAGCCGGTCATTGCGCGCGTGCACGGCATTGCCACCGCAGCCGGCTGTCAGCTGGTATCGATGTGCGACCTTGCGGTTGCGGCGGATACGGCCCGCTTTGCGGTGTCCGGCATCAACGTGGGTTTGTTCTGCAGCACGCCGGCGGTTGGGCTCTCGCGCAATGTCGGTCGCAAGCGTGCGTTCGAGATGCTGGTGACCGGCGACTTCATCGATGCCGCAGCCGCGAGCCAGGCTGGGTTGATCAATCGTGCCGTACCCGCGGATGCGCTGGATCAGGAAATTGCGCGACTCGCCCAGTCGATCTGCGCGAAGAGCCCCCACGCGATCGCCATCGGCAAACGCTTGTTCTACCGCCAGCTGGAAATGGGCATCGAAGCGGCCTACCAGGTCGCTGGCGAGACAATGGCCTGCAACATGATGGCCGAGGACGCCGCCGAAGGCATCGACGCCTTTATCGCGAAGCGGCCGCCCGTTTGGCAGGGGCGCTGA
- a CDS encoding MlaE family ABC transporter permease, with the protein MPERAKPTLAQTEQGVRLAGCWTLATLARAPQGLRAAIAKAPREAVWDLQEVVALDTYGALLLWRAWKRAIPAASSIPPEYQALFERLHQHVAEAPAARPKRDPLAWVVATGVLAMTFASHLASFVALLGQLVIECLYVLRTPRRIPWLEISANLHKAGVRAMPVTALVAFLIGVVLSYLFALQLKRFGAEAFIVDVLGIGVIRELGPVLVAVLVAGRSGSAMTAQLGTMRVTEEIDALATMGVPRHLRLVFPKVVALGVAMPLLVAWTCAIALAGGMIAAYFELGLDFQFFIANLPRAVPLPNLWIAISKGVVFGMTIALVACHFGLRVEPNTESLSGNTTRSVVAAITLVILLDAVFALATRNVGLGRG; encoded by the coding sequence ATGCCTGAGCGCGCCAAGCCGACGCTCGCCCAGACCGAGCAGGGGGTCCGACTCGCAGGGTGTTGGACGCTGGCGACGCTGGCGCGTGCCCCGCAAGGGCTGCGGGCCGCCATCGCGAAAGCGCCACGCGAAGCGGTTTGGGATCTCCAAGAGGTCGTCGCGCTGGATACCTACGGCGCCCTGCTCTTGTGGCGAGCGTGGAAACGGGCGATCCCGGCCGCGTCGTCAATCCCGCCGGAGTACCAGGCCCTATTTGAACGACTCCATCAGCACGTTGCCGAGGCGCCCGCTGCGCGGCCAAAGCGCGATCCCCTTGCCTGGGTCGTGGCGACCGGGGTGCTGGCAATGACCTTTGCGTCGCACCTCGCGAGTTTCGTTGCCTTGCTGGGGCAATTGGTCATCGAGTGCCTCTACGTCTTGCGCACGCCGCGACGGATTCCCTGGCTCGAGATTTCGGCTAACTTGCACAAGGCTGGGGTACGAGCGATGCCGGTGACTGCCCTGGTCGCATTCCTGATCGGCGTGGTGCTGAGCTACCTGTTCGCATTGCAACTCAAGCGCTTTGGCGCCGAAGCCTTCATCGTCGATGTGTTGGGCATCGGCGTGATCCGGGAACTCGGGCCGGTGCTTGTTGCGGTCCTGGTGGCGGGGCGCTCGGGTTCGGCGATGACCGCCCAGCTCGGCACCATGCGGGTGACGGAGGAAATCGACGCGCTGGCGACCATGGGCGTACCGCGTCACCTGCGTCTGGTGTTCCCGAAGGTCGTCGCGCTGGGCGTTGCGATGCCGCTGCTGGTGGCATGGACCTGCGCGATCGCGCTGGCCGGCGGCATGATTGCGGCCTATTTCGAGCTTGGCTTGGACTTCCAGTTCTTCATCGCGAACCTGCCGCGCGCGGTTCCGCTGCCGAACCTTTGGATCGCCATTTCCAAGGGCGTCGTGTTCGGCATGACGATCGCCCTGGTGGCTTGCCACTTCGGGCTGCGCGTCGAACCGAACACCGAGAGCCTTTCTGGCAATACGACGCGATCGGTTGTGGCGGCGATCACACTGGTGATCCTGCTCGATGCGGTGTTCGCGTTGGCCACGCGCAACGTTGGGCTGGGGCGCGGATGA
- a CDS encoding energy-coupling factor ABC transporter permease: MDFSLDTLPGGLAWAGGVLALAALIYEARQAEWRTLISGPVLGRLLGAAVMLMLLWSLKANLAPGFRLHLLGVTVAVLTFGRARAIFAIAIGSLASAIGTSTELAAWPFNFVLLGVLPAWLSHVADRLLQARLPNHLFVFIFANACAVSAACMLAVGVGASLVQALGGAAIGRILEDYLPYFLLLGFAEAWLSGMAATLLVVFCPGWVASFDDRRYLLDK, translated from the coding sequence GTGGATTTCAGCCTCGACACCCTCCCTGGCGGGCTGGCTTGGGCCGGCGGTGTGCTGGCCCTTGCCGCGCTGATTTACGAGGCGCGGCAGGCGGAATGGCGAACACTGATTAGCGGGCCGGTACTCGGGCGCTTGCTTGGGGCGGCGGTCATGCTGATGTTGCTTTGGAGCCTCAAAGCCAATCTGGCGCCGGGGTTTCGCCTGCATCTTCTCGGCGTAACGGTTGCCGTCCTCACGTTTGGCCGCGCACGGGCAATCTTCGCGATCGCCATCGGCAGCCTCGCTTCCGCGATCGGCACGTCGACCGAGCTGGCGGCCTGGCCCTTCAACTTTGTCTTGCTCGGCGTGCTGCCCGCCTGGTTGAGCCATGTGGCGGATCGGCTGCTGCAAGCACGGCTGCCGAACCACCTGTTTGTTTTCATATTTGCCAACGCATGTGCGGTGTCAGCCGCGTGCATGCTGGCTGTTGGTGTGGGCGCAAGTCTGGTTCAGGCGCTGGGGGGCGCTGCGATCGGACGGATCCTCGAAGACTATCTGCCTTATTTCCTGCTGCTTGGTTTCGCCGAGGCGTGGCTAAGCGGCATGGCGGCAACCTTGCTGGTGGTCTTTTGCCCCGGCTGGGTCGCGAGCTTCGACGATCGCCGCTATCTGTTGGACAAATGA